The sequence TCCGGGCCGACGGCCCCGCGTTCGCCGCGGACTCGAACCGCTTCGCCGTGAACGTCTCCTTCCTGTTGACCGAGCACGCTTCGATCGACTGCCGTGTCGAGGATGAACGGGGACGGCTCGTCGCGACCCTCCTCGACGGGCATCTTCTTCCCGGCGGACGTTTCACGAGACGGATCGAGGCCAACTGCGCATCGGACGGTCCGCGTGCAAAATGCATGATGCGCGTGGTCGTCGAAGCGCGACCCACCTATGCCTCGGCCGGGTTTCTCGTCGTCGAACGCACCGCGGTCGTCTCCGAAACGGCGCGGGGAATCGGCGAAACCCTTTCCGAGAAAGCCGGTTGCACTTCCGCGGCTCCCCGCTGAACCATTCCGAACGATTGGCCCCTTCCTTGCATGAACGGTCTCGGGGTGTCCGCCGTATCGACATATCCGGGCAACAAAGACGGAAGGCAGCACGCATGTTCATCGATCGCTTCGTCAGGCTGTTACCGAGGACGGGCTTGAAGAAAGCCGTCGAGAATCTCAACAAGGGAGATTACCGGAAGGCCTGCAGGGCCTTCGAGGATTACCTCGAGAGGCAGGGCGGGGTACGGAAGGATACTGACCACGAGATGGTCAGGATGTACCTCGTCGAGGCGTATATCGAGTACGCGAAGCAGCTCGAGGAGGGGGGGCGCGAGGAGCGCGCCGCCGAGATCCTCGAAAAGGCGATACGGATCGAGCCCCGGTACGCCGACGTGCACTACACGCTCGCGCGCGTGTACGAGCAGTCGGGTAAACGGCTCGACGCGCGGGAACGTCTGCGCAAGGCCCTCGAAATAAACCCCAATTTCTTCAGGGCGAGGATCATGCTCTCCCGCTCATGCGCGGTGGACGGCGAGATCGGCGAGGCGATCGAGCAGCTCGACGCATGCCTCCAGGTGGCGCCGAGCTTTCTCGCCGAACAGGTCGCGGAGGTCCTGAGCGAGTTGAAGAACGGGGCGTCGCCCTCCTCCCTCGCCGCGGAGTTCAGGCGGCTGCTCGAGGAGAAGCCCTCATCCTCGCAGGTCAGCAAGCAGATCGCTCTCGAGGCGATACAGAACGGGGATTACGATTTCGCGCTCGCGGAGCTCAAGAAGTGCCTGTCGATGAACCCGAACTACCCCGACCTGCACAATCTTCTCGGTATCGCATACGCGAACAAGGGCATGACGGACGATGCCGTCATGGAATTCGAGACGGCCCTGAAGATACATCCCGAATACCTGAAAGCGCGCGTCAATCTCGCGTTGACGCTCTTCGAGAAGGGGGCACGCGACGAAGCGGTCACGCATCTCGAGAAGGTCCTCGTGCTCGATCCGGAAAACGAACTGGCGCGCAATCTCATGGACGAAGTCAAGCCCGTGCACAAGGGGTAACCCGTGTCGAAAACGGAACTGAAACAGGATTACTACTCGATGCTCGAGGCATGGCCGACCTCGTCGAACGAGGACATCAAGAAGAACTATTTCCGCCTCGCGAAGCTCTACCATCCGGATGTCGCGGGGGAGAGCGTCGAGAGCCGGGAAAAGTTCAAGATGATCAACGAGGCGTACTCCGTCCTGAGCAATCCGCAGAAGAGGCACGATTACGACGAGTTCCTGCGGAAGGGCAAGGTCCATTCCCATCACGGAATCGCGATGCAGGAGAAGGATCGCCGCTCGGCCCAGCTGTCGTTCACCCAGGCGAAAGAGGCGATCAGGGCCGGGAGATTCGACAAGGCGGTTCTTCTCATCAAGGCGGCCCGCAAGTACGATCCCACGAACCCGGCCTACAACAGCTGGTACGGCTTCTCCCTGGCGATGCTCGGCACGCGGCTTCACGAGGCGAGGGATTCCTGCAAGCAGGCGATCCAGATGGAGTTCTACAACCCCGACTACCACGCGAATCTCGGTGTGGTCTATTTCAAGGCGGGATTGAAGAGCCTCGCGATCAAGCACTTCCGTGAATCGTTGAAGTGGGACAAGGAACATCGTGTCGCCCGCAAATATATGGACCTGGTCGGCGGGTCGTACGACCGCGGCGAGGGTCCAATCGATCGCATTGCCGGCACCGTACGCAGGCTCTTCAGGCGCTGACCGGCGCCCCGGCCGGCCCGCGGCGATTTCCTGTTGATTTTTTCCACCCCGGCGACTACCCTCCGCAATCGAGGTGGTCGCAATGAAAAAAACAGCTTTCGTGTGCCTCGGTTCCGACGGTTACGACAACGCATTCGTCTATCAGGAGCTGCCTCGCCGGTCCGACGGCGAGGAGTTCTTCGTTTTCGTCTCCCCGGGGGACCCCTCGCGCGGTCCGGCGCTGAGGCGGCTCTTCCGTGACGCGATCTCCGATTCACGGCTCGGATCGCCCTCGGTTTTCTTCGCGCGTCTCGTCGAACGGCTCGAAACCGCGGCGGGCGGAACGCCGGTCGACGAGCTGATGGCCGGTATCCTGTTCGTCGCGATGATCAGGCGTGGAGAGGAGATACACCTCCTCCGCGGGAAGGATTGCGTCGCGATCCACCGGAACGCGGTGACGGGGGAGGAGGGGCCGCTCGCATCGGCCTGCGCGGTCGCCGAGGTTCCCCTCCGGGCGGAACGGGAGCAGAAGGATCTCTTCTCGACCTTCGCCGAGGACCTCTTCGTCCTCGAGCGGTTCCGACTCCCCGCGGGACGCCACGCCCTCGTCTTCGTTCCATCGCGCGAGTTCATCGAACGGAACCGCCGGGTCCTGGGCGACTCGGTATTCTTCCCGTCCTTCGAGGCGCCCGACGGACGCGGCGTCGATATCAAAGCGGAACGGACCTTCCCGGCCCTGTGCTGGGATCTTCACCGGGCAAGCGCCGGTACGCGATCGCGCGCGGGGCTGCTCCGCCGCATCCCCCTGCCCGCCGCGGTCGGGGCGATCGCGGCCGTCGTGGCCGTCCTGCTCATCTTCGGCCCCTGGTTTCGCGGGGGAGGAGAGACGCCGGCGGGAACGAACGTGCTTCTTTCCGCGGCGGACGATCCCGCCGGAACGATTCCCTCGCCGGAGGCGGAAGAACCCGCCGACGATCCTCCAACGGAGGAGACGGTTGCTCCGGCAGCGGTCGCGCCCGCGATCGATCTCGGAGAATCGTGGAAAAAGAAGTTTCCCGCTCCCGTCACGTCGTCGCCCGTCGTCGACGGCGATCGAATCTATTTCGGATGCCGTGACGGTAATCTCTACGCCTACAATCCCAACGGCACCTTCGCCTGGAAGCACGAGTCCGGAGAGGGGATCGGCGCGATCCCCGTTCTCGCCGGCGGCCGCGTGATCGGCGCGAACTACGCGGGGAGGGTCTTCTGTCTCGATGCGGAGACCGGTGCGCCGCGATGGACCTTCGAGGCTGGTGCCCGCGTGGTCAGCAGGCCATACGTGACCGAGGGTCTCGTGATCGTCGGCACGATGACGGGACGCCTGACCGCGCTGCAAATCGACGACGGCTCGGAGGCGTGGAGCCAATCGATCGGCACCGAGATCTGGGCGGGCGTCGCCGGTTGCGGGAACGCCGTCCTCGCCGCGACGACCGACGGTGCGCTCGTGAAACTCACGTCGGCGGGAGAGATCGTCTGGCGCGCGAAGCCGGGCGGGGGCATTCGAACGACGCCCCTCTGCATGGAGGAGGACGGCATCGTCGTCTTCGGCACGTCGAGCGGCTACATCTACGGCTACACGATCGACTCGGGGGATCTGATGTGGCGGTTCGGCGCGGGGCACCCCGTGAACGGGTCGCCGACCGCCGGCGGCAGGACGATCGTTGTCGGGGCGGATGACGGGACGGTCTTCGCGCTCGACCGGAGCGGCAGGCTCCTGTGGAAGAAGGACGCCGGCGGCGCGATCAAGTCAACGCCGGCCGTGGGCGGAGGCGCGGTGTTCGTCACGACGTACGGGTCGCGTCTCGTCGCGATCGATCTGGCGACCGGAAAGGCCATCGACGAATACACGACCGCATCGCCCGTCTACTCCTCGCCGGCGATCGGGGGCGAACGGATCTTTTTCGGCTCGAACGGAGGCGTCCTGTACGCCCTCTCGCTCCACGGGAGCGGCTGAACGAAACAGGGTACCGCCGCCGCTGCGCCGGTTCGCCGGCAACCGGTCCGGGCGGGACCGGGTTGCCAGTGGACCGGCGATTGTGTATCTTGACGGGCGGAACCGGAGGTAATCGGCGTGTTCAAGGCAATCACGAAACGGCTGTTCGGCGACCGGCAGGGCCGCCTCGTCAAGAAACTCGGCCCCGTCGTCGCGGAGATCAGGTCGCGGGCGGAAAGCTACCGATCGCTGGAGGACGGGGATTTCCCCCGGAAGACGGCAGAGTTCCGCGACCGTCTCGCCGCCGGCGAGACGGTCGACGACATCCTCGTCGAGGCCTTCGCGCTCGTTCACGAGGCGTGCAGACGTCACGTCGGCCGCTCGTGGCCCGTCGTCGGAAACGAGACGAGCTGGGAGATGGTGCCATACGACGTGCAGTTGATGGGCGCGATCGTGCTTCACAACGGGTCGATCGCCGAGATGGCCACCGGCGAGGGGAAGACCCTCGTCGCGACGATGCCCCTCTACCTGAACGCGCTCCCCGGAAAGGGCGCGCATCTCGTTACCGTCAACGATTACCTCGCCCGACGCGATGCCGAGTGGATGGGCGAGATCTACCGGTTCCTCGGTCTCTCCGTCGGCTACCTGCTCAACGACATGAGCCCCGCCCAGCGGAGGGAGATCTACGCCTGCGACATCACCTACGGCACGAACAACGAATTCGGATTCGATTATCTCCGCGACAACATGAAGCTCCGCGCCGACGACCAGGTGCAGCGCGGCTACCACTACGCGATCGTCGACGAGGTCGACAGCGTCCTCGTCGACGAGGCGAGAACGCCGCTCATCATCTCGGGCCCGGTGCAGGGATCGTCGCGCGACGAGCATTTCATCAGGCTCCGCGGCAAGGTCGAGAGTCTCGTGAAGAACCAGAAGCGCATGATCAACGAACTGATGACCCGGGCGGGCCGTATCGACCCGGAGAGCGGGGAAGCGGAAGACGACGACGGCTTCTCGCTCGACGAGGCGCTGCTTCTGGCGAAACACGGGGACCCGAAGAACAAGCAGTTCACGAAGCTGCGCAAGAAGCCGGGATACGGGAAGCTCATGCTCGCGCTCGAGAACAGCCTGATGCGGGACAAGACGCTCCACGATTTCGACGAGCAGCTCTACTTCGTCATCGACGAGAAGGCCAACTCGATCGATCTCACCGAGAAGGGTCGCCAGACGCTCTCCGCCGAGGACCGGGAGATGTTCGTGCTTCCCGACCTGAGCCTCGAAATCAAGGAGATCGAGTCGGACGATTCCCTCGACGTCAAGGAGAAGGTCCGCAGGAAGGACGCCGCGTACCGGAACTACGCCGAGAAGAGCGAGATCATCCACTCCTTCTCGCAGCTCTTCAAGGCCTACACCCTCTTCGAGAAGGACCACGAGTACGTCGTCCAGGACGGCCGCGTGATGATCGTCGACGAGTTCACCGGGCGGATGATGCCCGGGCGGCGGTTCAGCGACGGGCTCCACCAGGCGCTCGAGGCGAAGGAGCGCGTGCAGATCGAGGGAGAGACGCAGACGCTCGCGACGATCACCCTCCAGAACTACTTCAGGATGTACGACAAGCTCGCCGGCATGACCGGCACGGCGGAGACCGAGGAAGAGGAGTTCCACAAGATCTACGGGCTCGAGGTCCATGTCCTGCCGACGAACAAGCCGATCCGGCGGGTCGATTACGACGACGTCATCTTCCGCACGAAGCGCGAGAAGTACCAGGCGATCGCCGAGGAGATCGCTCGTCTCCACCGCAAGGGGCTCCCCGTCCTCGTCGGCACGGTGAGCGTCGAGGTCTCCGAGACCCTGAGCCGCATGCTGAAACGCGACGGGATCCCCCACAACGTCCTCAACGCGAAGTACCACCAGCGCGAGGCGGAGATCGTCGCGGAGGCGGGCCGTGCCGGGGGCGTGACGATCGCCACGAACATGGCCGGGCGCGGCACGGACATCAAGCTCGAGGCATCGGTCGTGAAATGCGACGATTGCGTGATCCGCGCGGAGAACGGTTCCGCCGCCGACCGGAAGAAGGCCGACGAGTGCTTCGAGGACGTTCCCTGCGGGCTCCACATCATCGGCACGGAGCGCCACGAGAGCCGCCGCATCGACCGCCAGCTGCGGGGAAGGGCGGGCCGCCAGGGCGACCCGGGGGCGTCGCGGTTCTTCATCTCGCTCGAGGACGACCTGATGAGGCTCTTCGGATCGGAACGCATCTCCGGCGTGATGGATCGCCTGGGCGTGGAGGAGGGAGAGGTCATCACGCACTCCTTCATCACGGGAGCGATCTCGCGAGCCCAGAAGAAAGTGGAGATGTACAACTTCGGCATCCGGAAGCGGCTCCTCGAGTACGACGACGTGATGAACAAGCAGCGCGAGGTGATCTACGGCCGGCGGAACGACATCCTGGGCAGCGAGGATCTCGACGGCACGGTCCTCGAACTGGTCGACGGCGTCGTCGCCGACATCGTCGACGCGGTCACGCCGCACGAGACGCCCTACGAGGAATGGGATCTCGACGCGGCGTCGGTCGATCTCGAGAGCATCTTCATCTTTCCCTTCGACACCGCCAAACTCGACGACGCGGTCCGCCGGGACAGCGATCGCCTCGGCGAATTCTTCAGGGATCGGGCGAGGGAGGCGTACGAGCTCCGGAAATCGACGATCCCCCCCGATGTCATGCAGCAGCTCGTCAAGATGATCATGCTGCAGAGCATCGACGAGAAGTGGATGGACCATCTCTACGAACTCGATTCGCTCCGGGAGGGCATCCATTTCAGGTCATACGCGCAGAAGGATCCTCTCGTCGAGTACAAGCAGGAGGCCTTCTCGATGTTCGCGGAGATGGTCGAGCAGATCGACCGGGCCATCATCCGGGGGCTTTTCCACGCACGCCTCGACATCGAGCAGGAGGGACGCAGGCGCACGATCGAACCCGGCGTGGCGGTGCATCACGTCGCGAGCGCGTACGGGGGACAGGCCCAGCGGCGGATGCCGGCGACTCCTGCCGGCGGAGGCGCGGTCGGTCCCTCCGGCCCGGCTCCCGCGGCGCCGCAGGAGCCCGTGCGGGCGGAGCCGAAGGTCGGCCGGAACGATCCCTGTCCCTGCGGGAGCGGGAAAAAGTACAAAAAATGTTGCGGACGAACGTCGGGCTGAGCATTATACACCTTTCGCGCAGACAGGGCGGATGGAGCCCGAGGGTGGAAATGAACGAACGCATCAAGCAGATCATCGCGTACATCATGGATCCCGAGTCGATCGAGCTCAAGGATCCGGCGATGCTTCAGAGCGAACTGGAGGATCTCGGGTACTCCCACGACGAGATCGACCAGGCCATGACGCTGATAGACATCGATTCCCTCCGCGTCAGCGGCGGGCAGGAGCCGGAGTTTCCGGCGCGGGCCCGCGTGTTCGGCGAGGCTGAGCGCATGATCCTCTCGACGGATGCGCAGGGGTACCTGCTGCGACTCTACCGGCTCGGATGGCTGTCCGAGGCGAACATGAGCCTCGTCATCGAGAACGCCGGGATGGAGTACTCCGCGCCCGTCACCGTGTCCGAAGTCAGGGAGGTCGCCACGCGGTACGTCGCCGACCTTCCCGAGGAGTCCGAAGAGACGCCGTCCCGGCGCGGCGGACAAGTGCATTGACGCAAGGAGCGATCGTGGACCACGTGCTCGTCGTCGTCGAATCACCGGCCAAGGCGCGGACCATCAAGAAGTACCTCGGAAAGGGGTACACGGTGAAGGCCTCGGTGGGCCATATCCGGGATCTGCCGAAGCGCGAGCTGGGGATCGACGTCGAGGACGGCTTCAAGCCGAAGTACGTGAACGTCCGGGGCAAGTCGAAGGTCATCAAGGAGCTCCGGGACGAGGCGAAGAAGAGCGACCGCGTCCTCCTCGCCACCGACATGGACCGGGAGGGGGAGGCGATCGCGTGGCATCTCAGCGAGATCCTCACCCGGACCGACGTGCCGATAAAGCGCATCATCTTCAACGAGATCACGAAGAACGCCCTCCGCGAGGCCGTCGAGGAACCCCGCGACATCGATATCGACAAGGTGAACGCGCAGCAGGCGAGGAGGATACTCGACCGGCTCGTCGGCTACATGGTGAGCCCGGTGCTCTGGAAGGTCTTCTACCGCGGGTTGAGCGCGGGGCGGGTGCAGAGCGTCGGGTTGCGCCTCGTCATCGAGCGCGAGAACGCGATCCGCGCCTTCGTCCCGGAGGAGTACTGGTCGATAGAGGGGACGCTTCGCTCGGCCGGCGGGGAATCCTTTCCCGCCCGGCTGCTCAAGGTCGACGGCGAGAAGCCCGCGATCGGAGACGCCGGGGAGGCCGAGAAGGTCCTCGCGGAGATCCGCGCCTCCGAACCCGTCGTCGAGGACGTCAGGGTGAAGGAGAAGAGCCGCAATCCCCTGCCTCCCTTCATCACGAGCACGATGCAGCGCGAGGCCGCGGCGCGCCTCGGGTTCTCGGCGAAGAAGACGATGGTCCTCGCGCAGCAGCTGTACGAAGGCGTCGAGCTCGGCCCGGAGGGGGCCGTCGGGCTCATTTCCTACATGAGAACGGATTCGACACGCGTCAGCGACGAGGCCCACGAGCAGGGAAAACGATGCCTCGCCGAGCTCTACGGCCCCGAAAGCGTCTTCCCGGGCCGCCGGGGATTCAAGAAGGGGACGCGGACGCAGGATGCGCACGAGGCCGTCCGGCCGACCGAGTGCGGTCGTACGCCGGAGAGCGTGAAACCGTTCCTTTCCCGTGACCAGCTCGCGCTGTATACGCTGGTTTGGAAGCGCTTCCTCGCATCGATCGCCTCGCCGGCGGTCTTCGAGGTGCAGGAAGTGGACATCCGCGCGGGAAAGCGGTACATGCTCCGCGCGAACGGACGCCGGCTCGTCAAGCCCGGGTTCCTCGCCGTCATGGAGGACGGCAAGGCCGAGGAGGAGAGCTGGCTGCCGCCCGTCGCGAAGGAGGAGCGGGCCTCGATCGAATCGATGGACGCGACGCAGCATTTCACCGAACCGCCGGCGCGATACAACGAGGCGTCCCTCATAAAGGAACTCGAGGAGCGTGGCATCGGCCGTCCGAGCACCTACGCGAGCATTCTCAGCATCATCCAGGACCGGGATTACGTCGAGAAGGTGAAGGGATCCTTTCATCCGACCGAGCTCGGCGAGCATGTCTGGCGCATTCTCGACGAACACTTCCAGGACATATTCGAGGTCGATTTCACCTCCCGGATGGAGACGGAGCTCGACAAGGTCGAGGAGGCCGTCGACGACTGGCGCGACGTCATACGGTTCTTCTACGAGCCGCTCACCATCGATCTCGAGAAGTTCAAGGGCCGCGACACGCGCGAGCTCAAGAAGCTCGTCCAGGAGGAGACGGACGAACCCTGCCCGACCTGCGGAAAGATGCTCGTGCGGAAATGGAGCAGGAACGGCCCCTTTCTCGCATGCCCGGGATATCCGGAGTGCAAGTTCACGAAGTCCCTCGAGGAGACCGAGGAGCTCGATCGCGCGTGCCCGAAGTGCGGCGGGCGTCTCGTGTACAAGAGCGGCAGGTTCGGCAGGTTCATCGCGTGCAGCAACTACCCCGACTGCCGGTACACGGAGGCGGTGACGCTGGGCATCCCGTGCCCGCGCGAGGGATGCGACGGCCAGATCGTCGAGAAGCGCTCCCGACGGGGGAAGGTCTTCTACGGCTGCAACCGGTACCCGAAGTGCGATTTCGCCTCGTGGGACAAGCCGACCGACCGGAAGTGCCCGAGTTGCGGCGATGCGTATCTCGTCGAGAAGGATTCGAAGCGGAAAGGCCATTTCCTCCGCTGTCCCGCTTGCAAGCACGAGGAAACCTCCTGAGATGGAAACGACGGTCGTCGGCGGCGGACTCGCCGGTTCCGAGGCGGCCCTGCAACTCGCAGCCAGGGGAATCACCGTCCGGCTCCTGGAGATGCGGCCGGTCGCGACGACGCCCGCGCATCGGACAGGCGATCTCGCCGAGCTGGTCTGCAGCAACTCCCTGAAATCCGAGGATCCCTCGACGGCCTCCGGGCTTTTGAAGGCGGAACTGCGCCTGCTCGGATGCCGCCTCCTCGACGCGGCCGCGTCGGCGCGTGTTCCCGCCGGGCATGCGCTCGCGGTCGATCGGGAGGTTTTCTCGCGCGCGGTGACGGAGATGCTGGAAACCGAGCCGCTCGTCACCGTCGAACGGCTCGAGCAGACCGACCTCGACCTGCCGCCGGGCAGCATCGTCGCGACGGGGCCGTTGACCTCGCCGGCCATGGCCGATGCGATCGGCGAGGCGGTCGGTCGATCGGGACTGTTCTTCTACGACGCGATATCGATCTCGGTGAGCGCCGATTCGATCGACCGGTCGGTCGCCTGGGCAGGCTCGCGCTACGACAGGGGCGGCGACGACTACCTGAACCTGCCCTTCGAGGAGGAGGAATACGAGCGTCTCGTCCGGCATCTCCGGGAGGCGCCGAAGACCACGCCACGCGGCTTCGAGGAAGGGGCCTGCTTCGACGCCTGCCTCCCGGTCGAGACGATCGCATCGAGAGGGGAGGACGCGCTGCGGTTCGGGCCGCTGAAGCCGCGGGGGCTCGCCGACCCGCGCACGGGGCAAGAGCCGTTCGCCGTGCTCCAGCTTCGCAGGGAGACCCTCGACGGCTCGATGCTCGGGCTCGTCGGCTTCCAGACGAGGCTCACGCGCCCGGCGCAACGGGAACTGCTCGAATTGATACCCGGCCTCGCCGGGGCCGAGATCCTGCGTTGGGGAGCGATGCACCGGAACACCTACCTCGATTCCCCGCGCCTTCTCGACGACACGCAGGCCGCGCCGGGCCGCGATCTTTTCTTCGCCGGACAGCTCGCGGGGGTCGAGGGCTACGTGGAATCGATCGCGCACGGGCTCGTAGCCGCGATGAACGCCTCGCGCCGCCTGGCAGGACGGGGTCCGTTCATCCTGCCCCCCGAGACGATCACCGGCGCGCTCCAGCGGCATCTCGCCGCGCCGAGCTCCTTTTTCCAGCCGATGAACGCCAATTTCGGGCTCCTGCAACCCGTCAGGGGTCCCCGGCGGGAACGCCGGCGCCGCAAATCCGAGCGGAGCCTCGAGGCGCTCAAACGATTCCTTTCAGAGGGTGTTTGAATTGTCGGGCGCTTCCTGTCATACTCTCGGGCGATGATGACCGCAGACGTGAAGAGGTTCCTGCTCCATCTCGGCATGGAGAAGCGCGTATCTGACGCCACGATAAAGGCATATCGCGGTGATATCGCCCAATTCCTCGATTTCCTCGCCGTCTCGCTCGACCGCCGGCCACGTCCCGACGACCTCGACACGCTCGCCGTCCGTTCCTTTATCGCGTATCTCTCGCGAGAGGGATACACCTCGCGATCCATCGCCAGGAAGACGGCGTCCATGAAATCCTTCCTCTCGTGGTGCGCGCGGGACGGGATCATCGGCAAGGATCCGTCCGTGGCCGTCTCGCCCCCGAAGCGGAGACGGGACCTTCCCGTCATCGCCGGCGCGCGGGCGATCGAGCGCATGATGGGACTCCCCGACGCCTCGTCACGCGGGATCCGCGATCGAGCCGTCCTCGAGCTCCTCTACGGAACGGGAATGCGGCTCGCCGAGCTCGTCGGTTGCCGTCTCGGCGACTGGGACGTCGAATCCGGGACTGTCCGGGTGATAGGCAAACGCGACAAGGAGCGGATCCTTCCCGTCGGGGGAGAGGCCGCGGAGGCCTGCGAACGATACCTCAGGGATCGGACCGGCGCACCGGCGGTTGTCTTCTCGTCGAGGCGAAACTACCGGAGCCACTTCGAGGGCGCTCTCGGAACGCCCCTCGTCACCGGGAGGGGCGGCCTGGCGATCAGCCGGCGGACAATCCAGCGGATCGCGCGCAGGTACCTCGAACAGGTCGCAACGCTCACCCGCATGAGCCCGCACGTGCTCCGCCATACCTTCGCCACGCATCTCCTCGACGCAGGGGCGGATTTGCGGGCCGTACAGGAGCTGCTCGGGCACGCGAGCCTCGAGACGACGCAGATCTACACGCACGTGACGACCGAGCGGCTTCGCGAGGTCTTCGACAAGGCGCATCCGCGCGCCTGAAAACGAAAGGACAAGCGAAATGTTCAGGGGAACCACGATCATCGGAGTGCGGGTCGGCGACGTGTTCGCCATGGGGGGGGACGGGCAGGTCTCTCTCGGCGACACGATCGTCAAGCACGGCGCCCGGAAGATCCGGACGATCCCCGAGCGCGGCGTGATCGCCGGTTTCGCCGGTTCGACGGCCGATGCATTGACGCTCTACACGAAATTCGAGGGCAAACTCGACGAGTTCGGCGGCAACTGCCTCAAGGCGGCTGTCGAGCTCGCCCGCGAATGGCGGACCGACAAGGTGCTCAGGCACCTCGAGGCCCTGCTGGCGGTGATGGACGCGGGACACTCGATCACGATCTCCGGGAGGGGGGACGTGATCGAACCGGACGACGGGATCGTCGCCATCGGATCGGGCGGTTCGTACGCGCTCGCGGCGGCCCGAGCGTTCGTCGCGGAGACGGACCTGTCCGCGCCCGAGATCGTCCGGAAATCCCTTGAGATAGCATCGGGGATCTGTGTATATACCAACGGTGAGATCTCGTTGGAGTCATTCGGAGGATGATGGCGATGCGGGAATTGACGCCCACGCAGATAGTGAATGAGCTCGACAAGTACATCATCGGCCAGGACGACGCGAAGCGGTCTGTCGCCATCGCGCTGCGGAACCGATGGCGGAGGAGGCGGGTGGAAGGGCCGATCCGGGACGAGATCCTGCCGGCGAACATCATCATGCACGGTCCGACCGGTGTCGGGAAGACCGAGGTGGCCCGCCGACTGGCCCGGCTCGCGCAGGCGCCCTTCATCAAGGTCGAGGCGACGAAGTACACGGAGGTCGGCTACGTCGGCCGGGATGTCGAGTCGATGATACGGGATCTCGTCGAGATCGCGATAAACATGGAGAAGGAGGGCGCCTACGCTGAAGTGGAGGCCCGCGCCAGGCGAAACGCGGACGACCGCCTGCTCGAGATGCTCCTTCCCCGCGCGAGCGCCACGACGGACGGGGAGGATGCGGATACCCTCGAGGAGCGACGAGGCCGCACGAAGGAGAAGCTCCGGCAGAAGCTCGAGGCGGGCGCGCTCGATGCCCGCGAGGTGACGATCGAGACGACGGACCGCCCCAAGCCGTTCATCGAGATCTTCTCGAGCTCGGGGCTCGA comes from Candidatus Krumholzibacteriota bacterium and encodes:
- a CDS encoding tetratricopeptide repeat protein, whose protein sequence is MFIDRFVRLLPRTGLKKAVENLNKGDYRKACRAFEDYLERQGGVRKDTDHEMVRMYLVEAYIEYAKQLEEGGREERAAEILEKAIRIEPRYADVHYTLARVYEQSGKRLDARERLRKALEINPNFFRARIMLSRSCAVDGEIGEAIEQLDACLQVAPSFLAEQVAEVLSELKNGASPSSLAAEFRRLLEEKPSSSQVSKQIALEAIQNGDYDFALAELKKCLSMNPNYPDLHNLLGIAYANKGMTDDAVMEFETALKIHPEYLKARVNLALTLFEKGARDEAVTHLEKVLVLDPENELARNLMDEVKPVHKG
- a CDS encoding DnaJ domain-containing protein, whose amino-acid sequence is MSKTELKQDYYSMLEAWPTSSNEDIKKNYFRLAKLYHPDVAGESVESREKFKMINEAYSVLSNPQKRHDYDEFLRKGKVHSHHGIAMQEKDRRSAQLSFTQAKEAIRAGRFDKAVLLIKAARKYDPTNPAYNSWYGFSLAMLGTRLHEARDSCKQAIQMEFYNPDYHANLGVVYFKAGLKSLAIKHFRESLKWDKEHRVARKYMDLVGGSYDRGEGPIDRIAGTVRRLFRR
- a CDS encoding PQQ-binding-like beta-propeller repeat protein; its protein translation is MKKTAFVCLGSDGYDNAFVYQELPRRSDGEEFFVFVSPGDPSRGPALRRLFRDAISDSRLGSPSVFFARLVERLETAAGGTPVDELMAGILFVAMIRRGEEIHLLRGKDCVAIHRNAVTGEEGPLASACAVAEVPLRAEREQKDLFSTFAEDLFVLERFRLPAGRHALVFVPSREFIERNRRVLGDSVFFPSFEAPDGRGVDIKAERTFPALCWDLHRASAGTRSRAGLLRRIPLPAAVGAIAAVVAVLLIFGPWFRGGGETPAGTNVLLSAADDPAGTIPSPEAEEPADDPPTEETVAPAAVAPAIDLGESWKKKFPAPVTSSPVVDGDRIYFGCRDGNLYAYNPNGTFAWKHESGEGIGAIPVLAGGRVIGANYAGRVFCLDAETGAPRWTFEAGARVVSRPYVTEGLVIVGTMTGRLTALQIDDGSEAWSQSIGTEIWAGVAGCGNAVLAATTDGALVKLTSAGEIVWRAKPGGGIRTTPLCMEEDGIVVFGTSSGYIYGYTIDSGDLMWRFGAGHPVNGSPTAGGRTIVVGADDGTVFALDRSGRLLWKKDAGGAIKSTPAVGGGAVFVTTYGSRLVAIDLATGKAIDEYTTASPVYSSPAIGGERIFFGSNGGVLYALSLHGSG
- the secA gene encoding preprotein translocase subunit SecA; the encoded protein is MFKAITKRLFGDRQGRLVKKLGPVVAEIRSRAESYRSLEDGDFPRKTAEFRDRLAAGETVDDILVEAFALVHEACRRHVGRSWPVVGNETSWEMVPYDVQLMGAIVLHNGSIAEMATGEGKTLVATMPLYLNALPGKGAHLVTVNDYLARRDAEWMGEIYRFLGLSVGYLLNDMSPAQRREIYACDITYGTNNEFGFDYLRDNMKLRADDQVQRGYHYAIVDEVDSVLVDEARTPLIISGPVQGSSRDEHFIRLRGKVESLVKNQKRMINELMTRAGRIDPESGEAEDDDGFSLDEALLLAKHGDPKNKQFTKLRKKPGYGKLMLALENSLMRDKTLHDFDEQLYFVIDEKANSIDLTEKGRQTLSAEDREMFVLPDLSLEIKEIESDDSLDVKEKVRRKDAAYRNYAEKSEIIHSFSQLFKAYTLFEKDHEYVVQDGRVMIVDEFTGRMMPGRRFSDGLHQALEAKERVQIEGETQTLATITLQNYFRMYDKLAGMTGTAETEEEEFHKIYGLEVHVLPTNKPIRRVDYDDVIFRTKREKYQAIAEEIARLHRKGLPVLVGTVSVEVSETLSRMLKRDGIPHNVLNAKYHQREAEIVAEAGRAGGVTIATNMAGRGTDIKLEASVVKCDDCVIRAENGSAADRKKADECFEDVPCGLHIIGTERHESRRIDRQLRGRAGRQGDPGASRFFISLEDDLMRLFGSERISGVMDRLGVEEGEVITHSFITGAISRAQKKVEMYNFGIRKRLLEYDDVMNKQREVIYGRRNDILGSEDLDGTVLELVDGVVADIVDAVTPHETPYEEWDLDAASVDLESIFIFPFDTAKLDDAVRRDSDRLGEFFRDRAREAYELRKSTIPPDVMQQLVKMIMLQSIDEKWMDHLYELDSLREGIHFRSYAQKDPLVEYKQEAFSMFAEMVEQIDRAIIRGLFHARLDIEQEGRRRTIEPGVAVHHVASAYGGQAQRRMPATPAGGGAVGPSGPAPAAPQEPVRAEPKVGRNDPCPCGSGKKYKKCCGRTSG
- a CDS encoding DUF494 family protein, which translates into the protein MNERIKQIIAYIMDPESIELKDPAMLQSELEDLGYSHDEIDQAMTLIDIDSLRVSGGQEPEFPARARVFGEAERMILSTDAQGYLLRLYRLGWLSEANMSLVIENAGMEYSAPVTVSEVREVATRYVADLPEESEETPSRRGGQVH